A genomic stretch from Caulobacter sp. FWC2 includes:
- a CDS encoding class I SAM-dependent methyltransferase has protein sequence MAAADMHFDAETVTHRAGLAKLRSLTKINPRLATTLARTMLGGQRDPAVVDAFNAHAEQAGFEFTSTWASNNIPFVAPLLRDFAGKRPAGERIRYMEIGAYEGRNLAFMDWLLPERLAVTVIDPWFDEALNPEEKYHAVEPRFRRNMAKCGFKSLDTHKGFSTYVLPQMLERNEQFDLIYVDGSHTALAVLIDLCFCASLLSVGGMMVLDDYWHDISEIGGPGVKQAVDQFHAAFGRYFEVAAVYRQVALVKTAEIPR, from the coding sequence GCTCGTTGACCAAAATCAATCCGCGCCTGGCCACTACCCTGGCCAGGACCATGCTGGGCGGCCAGCGCGATCCGGCCGTGGTCGACGCGTTCAACGCCCATGCCGAACAGGCCGGCTTCGAGTTCACCTCCACCTGGGCCAGCAACAACATCCCGTTCGTGGCCCCGTTGCTGCGCGACTTCGCCGGCAAGCGTCCGGCCGGCGAAAGGATCCGCTACATGGAGATCGGCGCCTATGAGGGCCGCAACCTGGCCTTCATGGACTGGCTGCTGCCCGAACGCCTGGCCGTCACGGTCATTGATCCCTGGTTCGACGAGGCCCTGAACCCGGAGGAGAAGTACCACGCGGTCGAACCGCGCTTCCGTCGCAACATGGCCAAGTGCGGCTTTAAGAGCCTGGACACCCACAAGGGTTTCTCGACCTACGTCCTGCCCCAGATGCTGGAGCGGAACGAACAGTTCGACCTCATCTATGTCGACGGCAGCCACACGGCCCTGGCCGTGCTGATCGACCTGTGCTTCTGCGCCAGCCTGCTGAGCGTGGGCGGCATGATGGTGCTGGACGACTACTGGCACGATATCAGCGAGATCGGCGGGCCGGGCGTGAAGCAGGCCGTCGACCAGTTCCACGCCGCTTTCGGCCGATACTTCGAGGTCGCCGCCGTCTACAGGCAGGTCGCGCTCGTCAAGACCGCCGAGATCCCGCGCTAG
- a CDS encoding HAMP domain-containing methyl-accepting chemotaxis protein → MASLAQKVIGAAAGAALLCAATAGTGLWVAMRLDSALTRSEASAKILRLHMHADMMHDALRADVMGGIMSSDPDLGVDLKAVRADLTEHVQAFKADIATSDKLAEDPAVKAALADVAAPLATYIASASEIVGQVDTDAAAARAKLPGFAKQFSALETKMEEASAKIEAAATGDANAAKSMSLLGQIVMGALLLIAAAFAAVLMIAAQRGLVAPLTQITSALRRLAAGDLSVALPRAHSKDEIGQMTDALRTFHDTIEARRKELEAADVRDTLEIERRDAEKRRDEAEATQKAVVDSLGRALKHMSEGDLSHRIDQTFPAGYEKLRVDFNIAVETLSGVIAASLGAVKAIHRGTAEITAAADELSGRTENQAASLEEAVAALDEITSTVRLTAEGASRARKVVERARSAADASGSIVTQAIEAMGAIEKSSAQIGQIIGVIDEIAFQTNLLALNAGVEAARAGEAGRGFAVVAQEVRALAQRSADAAREIKSLISASTVEVGQGVEYVGKAGEALRAIADEVDQIDSLVGDMAASTQEQARGLAEVNTTMNQMDQVTQRNAAMVEETTAASHALAEEATRLAQRMGELRIAGEGQRRAA, encoded by the coding sequence ATGGCGTCATTGGCTCAGAAGGTCATTGGAGCAGCGGCCGGCGCCGCGCTGCTTTGCGCGGCCACCGCCGGGACGGGCCTGTGGGTGGCGATGCGCCTGGACTCGGCCCTGACCCGGTCCGAGGCCTCGGCGAAGATCCTCAGGCTGCACATGCACGCCGACATGATGCACGACGCCCTGCGCGCCGACGTCATGGGCGGGATCATGTCGTCCGATCCGGACCTGGGCGTCGACCTCAAGGCCGTCCGCGCCGACCTGACCGAACACGTTCAGGCCTTCAAGGCCGACATCGCCACCAGCGACAAGCTGGCCGAGGACCCGGCCGTGAAGGCCGCGCTCGCCGATGTCGCGGCCCCGCTGGCGACCTATATCGCTTCGGCCAGCGAGATCGTCGGCCAAGTCGACACGGACGCGGCCGCCGCCCGAGCCAAGCTTCCCGGCTTCGCCAAGCAGTTCTCGGCGCTTGAAACCAAGATGGAGGAGGCCTCGGCCAAGATCGAGGCCGCCGCGACCGGCGACGCGAATGCGGCCAAGTCGATGAGCCTGCTAGGCCAGATCGTGATGGGCGCGCTGCTGCTGATCGCCGCCGCCTTCGCCGCCGTTCTGATGATCGCCGCCCAGAGAGGCCTGGTCGCGCCGCTGACGCAGATCACCAGCGCCCTGCGCCGCCTGGCGGCCGGCGACCTCTCCGTCGCGCTGCCCCGGGCGCACAGCAAGGACGAGATCGGCCAGATGACCGACGCCCTGCGGACCTTCCACGACACCATCGAGGCCCGCCGCAAGGAGCTGGAGGCCGCCGACGTCCGCGACACGCTGGAGATCGAGCGCCGCGACGCCGAGAAGCGCCGGGATGAGGCCGAGGCCACTCAGAAGGCCGTTGTCGACAGCCTTGGTCGGGCGCTGAAGCACATGTCCGAGGGCGACCTCTCACACCGGATCGACCAGACCTTCCCGGCCGGCTACGAGAAGCTGCGCGTGGACTTCAACATCGCTGTCGAGACGCTGTCGGGCGTCATCGCCGCCTCTCTGGGCGCGGTGAAAGCGATCCATCGCGGAACCGCCGAGATCACCGCTGCGGCCGACGAACTGTCGGGCCGCACCGAGAACCAGGCCGCCAGCCTCGAAGAAGCCGTCGCCGCCCTCGACGAGATCACCAGCACCGTGCGCCTCACCGCCGAGGGCGCCAGCCGCGCGCGCAAGGTGGTCGAACGGGCCCGCAGCGCCGCCGACGCCTCGGGCTCGATCGTCACCCAGGCGATCGAGGCGATGGGCGCGATCGAGAAGTCTTCGGCCCAGATTGGTCAGATCATCGGGGTGATCGACGAGATCGCCTTCCAGACCAACCTCCTGGCTCTGAACGCGGGCGTCGAGGCCGCGCGGGCCGGTGAAGCCGGTCGCGGCTTCGCGGTCGTGGCCCAGGAAGTCCGCGCCCTGGCTCAGCGCTCGGCCGACGCCGCTCGGGAGATCAAGTCCCTGATCAGCGCCAGCACGGTCGAGGTCGGACAGGGCGTGGAATATGTCGGCAAGGCCGGCGAGGCCCTGCGCGCCATCGCCGACGAGGTGGATCAGATCGACAGCTTGGTAGGCGACATGGCCGCCTCGACCCAGGAACAGGCTCGCGGCCTGGCCGAGGTCAACACCACGATGAACCAGATGGACCAGGTCACCCAGCGCAACGCGGCGATGGTGGAAGAGACGACGGCGGCCAGCCATGCCCTGGCGGAGGAGGCGACGCGGTTGGCCCAGCGGATGGGCGAACTGCGGATCGCGGGTGAGGGGCAGCGGCGAGCGGCTTAG
- the moaC gene encoding cyclic pyranopterin monophosphate synthase MoaC, with amino-acid sequence MSRLTHIDAQGRARMVDVSDKPATAREAVAMGFVRMSAQTLALAASGSGRKGDVRAVAELAGVMAAKQTSNLIPLCHPLALSKVVVEVEPADGGMSVTARVKTTGPTGVEMEALTAVSVACLTIYDMLKAAEKGMVIEAVRLIEKTGGKSGEWKAD; translated from the coding sequence GTGAGCCGGCTCACCCATATCGACGCGCAAGGCCGCGCCCGCATGGTCGACGTCTCCGACAAGCCGGCGACGGCGCGCGAGGCGGTGGCGATGGGCTTCGTGCGGATGAGCGCCCAGACCCTGGCCCTGGCGGCGTCGGGTTCGGGCCGCAAGGGCGATGTCCGCGCCGTGGCCGAGCTGGCCGGCGTCATGGCCGCCAAGCAGACATCAAACCTCATCCCGCTGTGCCACCCGCTGGCTTTGTCGAAGGTGGTGGTGGAGGTCGAGCCGGCGGACGGCGGAATGTCGGTAACCGCGCGGGTCAAGACCACGGGACCGACCGGCGTCGAGATGGAGGCCCTGACGGCGGTTTCGGTCGCCTGCCTCACGATCTACGACATGCTGAAGGCGGCCGAGAAGGGCATGGTCATCGAGGCCGTGCGGTTGATCGAGAAGACAGGGGGCAAGTCGGGGGAGTGGAAGGCGGACTAG